Proteins from one Blattabacterium sp. (Blattella germanica) str. Bge genomic window:
- the tpiA gene encoding triose-phosphate isomerase, which produces MRKKIVIANWKMNHDFHETTNFLRNLLKIFLEKKINHNKEIIIAPSFPFLHISNQILQGTTLKVAAQNIHQMDKGSYTGEVSASMLKSIGISKVILGHSERREFFIEKNDILLKKIRIALKYEFHIIFCVGETAFERNQNQQFNIVKNQLKETVFHCSSDEIRFFYIAYEPVWAIGTGKVATYEQAQTMHEFIRSLFLERYGESVSNKISILYGGSVNNLNAKALLLQKDIDGGLVGNSSLKLEKFLEIIQS; this is translated from the coding sequence ATGAGGAAAAAGATTGTTATTGCAAATTGGAAAATGAATCATGATTTTCATGAAACGACTAATTTTCTTAGAAATTTATTGAAAATTTTTTTAGAAAAAAAAATCAATCATAACAAAGAAATCATTATTGCTCCTTCTTTTCCTTTTTTACATATTTCTAATCAGATTTTACAAGGAACTACTTTAAAAGTAGCTGCTCAAAATATTCATCAAATGGACAAAGGTTCATACACAGGCGAAGTCTCAGCTTCTATGTTAAAATCTATAGGAATTTCTAAAGTGATATTAGGACATAGTGAACGAAGAGAGTTTTTTATTGAAAAAAATGATATTTTATTAAAAAAAATAAGGATAGCATTAAAATATGAGTTCCATATTATTTTTTGTGTAGGGGAAACGGCTTTTGAAAGAAATCAAAATCAACAATTCAATATTGTAAAAAATCAATTAAAAGAAACTGTTTTTCATTGTTCTTCAGATGAAATTAGATTTTTTTATATAGCATATGAACCAGTATGGGCTATTGGAACTGGAAAAGTGGCTACATATGAACAAGCTCAAACAATGCATGAATTCATTCGTTCTTTATTTTTGGAAAGATATGGAGAAAGTGTTTCAAATAAAATATCCATTTTGTATGGAGGAAGTGTAAATAATTTGAATGCAAAAGCTCTTCTTTTGCAAAAAGACATAGATGGAGGTCTTGTAGGAAACTCTTCTCTAAAACTTGAAAAATTTTTAGAAATTATTCAATCTTGA
- a CDS encoding diadenylate cyclase: MYESFFSLLYSLKISFIDILDRFLVSIILFQVYRLVYNTPALNIFYGIIATFIFWKIVEIYEMKLLSIVISAFFKGGFLALIIVFQPEIRKFLLIVGSRIFLKKFIFSLFFKKSSVSIKTETIDSIVKSCAIFSGDKTGVLIVIQLHQDLKEFIQNGDKMDAKVNIPILESIFYKNSPLHDGAVVVIGNKIVRTRAILPVSYNKEIPSRLGLRHRAAIGLSEKTDAICLVISEETGYISYIKDQKRTVITNINNLKMKLEEDLL, translated from the coding sequence TTGTATGAATCCTTTTTTTCATTATTATATTCTTTGAAGATCTCTTTCATTGATATTTTAGATAGATTTTTAGTATCTATTATTTTATTCCAGGTTTATAGATTAGTTTATAATACTCCTGCTTTAAACATTTTTTATGGAATTATCGCAACTTTTATTTTCTGGAAAATAGTAGAAATTTATGAAATGAAACTCCTCAGCATAGTTATAAGTGCTTTTTTCAAAGGAGGGTTTCTCGCATTAATCATTGTATTTCAACCAGAAATAAGAAAATTCCTACTTATAGTAGGAAGTAGAATTTTTTTAAAAAAATTTATATTTTCTCTTTTTTTCAAAAAATCAAGTGTTTCTATAAAAACTGAAACTATAGATAGTATAGTTAAATCTTGCGCAATTTTTTCAGGAGATAAAACAGGAGTTTTAATAGTTATTCAACTACATCAAGATCTAAAAGAATTTATTCAAAATGGAGATAAAATGGACGCCAAAGTTAATATTCCTATTCTAGAAAGCATTTTCTATAAAAATAGTCCATTACATGATGGAGCTGTAGTTGTAATAGGAAACAAAATTGTTAGAACAAGAGCAATTCTTCCTGTCTCTTACAATAAAGAAATTCCATCACGGTTAGGATTACGTCACAGAGCTGCTATTGGTTTATCTGAAAAAACAGATGCTATCTGTCTTGTTATTTCCGAAGAAACGGGTTATATATCTTATATTAAAGATCAAAAAAGAACTGTTATAACTAATATTAATAATTTGAAAATGAAACTTGAAGAAGATTTACTTTAA
- a CDS encoding ABC transporter ATP-binding protein has protein sequence MNAFKKILAYSKPYKYHYTINILCNFLHSLFSIISIISISPVLSILLESSKGKNKTIFFNSFNSYFDFIIKYFHDYIKILSDQYGKIKTLAIFCVFIILLFLIRNIFKYLAEYFLIGIRISIVRNIRNDFHKKILSLPVIFFSDKKNGDLMSRFSNDVNEIEVSIVNSLANLISYPIMVLFHFLTLFFMSYQLTLFAFLLLPLMGTFISIIGNSLKKDARGAQNQLGKLFSVIEETLNSTKIINIFNAENQMQKRFEQVSECQKILSARVNRKKELASPTSEFLGSITMILIIWYGGKLFLEKKGMAPEILFPFIGLFFQIINPAKSLVNSISNIQKGRAAAERIVEILNTKCVSNEKMRSKSIFHFENEILFQNVTFAYNKTVLIQNLNFSLKKGKTIALVGRSGSGKSTIANLLANFYNVTSGEITVDGINIKYLRIKDYRKLLGMVTQEPVLFNDSVFNNITLGVEKKISINSVIKAAKIANAHCFIEKLPKGYDTIIGYNGNKLSLGQKQRISIARVVFKDPPIMILDEATSSLDAESEIAVQKALNKMMRNRTSLVIAHRLSSPIIQNADHIIVLEKGKIIEQGKHQTLIDKKGTYSNLMSLQSF, from the coding sequence ATGAATGCATTTAAAAAAATTTTAGCTTATTCAAAGCCTTATAAATATCATTACACTATAAATATATTATGTAATTTTCTGCATTCTTTATTTTCAATTATATCAATCATATCTATTTCACCTGTATTAAGTATTTTGCTTGAATCTTCTAAAGGGAAAAATAAGACAATATTTTTTAATTCTTTTAATAGTTATTTTGATTTTATCATCAAATATTTTCATGATTATATAAAAATATTATCAGATCAATACGGTAAAATAAAAACCTTGGCTATATTTTGTGTTTTTATCATTCTTCTTTTTTTAATCAGAAATATTTTTAAATACTTAGCAGAATATTTTTTAATTGGAATAAGAATTTCTATTGTTAGAAATATTAGAAATGATTTTCACAAAAAAATATTGTCTTTACCTGTTATCTTTTTTTCCGATAAAAAAAATGGAGATTTGATGTCTAGATTCTCTAATGATGTTAATGAAATAGAAGTGTCTATTGTCAATTCTTTAGCTAATTTAATTAGTTATCCAATAATGGTACTTTTTCATTTTTTGACTTTATTTTTTATGAGTTATCAGCTAACGTTATTTGCTTTTTTATTACTTCCTCTGATGGGAACTTTTATATCTATTATAGGAAATAGTTTAAAAAAAGACGCAAGAGGAGCTCAAAATCAGTTAGGAAAATTATTTTCTGTTATAGAAGAAACTTTAAATTCCACAAAAATTATAAATATTTTTAATGCTGAAAACCAAATGCAAAAACGTTTTGAACAAGTTTCTGAATGTCAGAAAATACTTTCTGCTCGTGTGAACAGAAAAAAAGAATTAGCTTCTCCAACAAGCGAATTCTTAGGTTCTATCACTATGATTTTAATTATTTGGTATGGAGGAAAACTTTTTTTGGAAAAAAAGGGAATGGCTCCAGAAATTCTTTTTCCTTTTATAGGATTATTTTTTCAAATTATTAATCCAGCGAAAAGTCTAGTTAATTCTATATCTAATATTCAAAAAGGAAGAGCTGCTGCAGAACGTATTGTAGAAATATTAAATACTAAATGTGTTTCAAATGAAAAAATGAGATCGAAATCTATTTTTCATTTTGAAAATGAAATTTTGTTTCAGAATGTAACATTTGCTTATAATAAAACTGTTTTGATTCAAAATTTGAACTTTTCTTTGAAAAAAGGAAAAACAATAGCTTTAGTAGGGAGATCAGGAAGTGGAAAATCTACTATAGCTAATTTGTTAGCTAACTTTTATAATGTTACATCTGGAGAAATAACTGTTGATGGAATTAACATTAAATATTTAAGAATTAAAGATTATAGAAAGTTATTAGGAATGGTAACCCAAGAACCGGTTCTTTTTAATGATTCTGTTTTTAACAATATAACATTAGGTGTAGAAAAAAAAATATCTATCAATTCTGTAATAAAAGCAGCTAAAATTGCAAATGCACATTGTTTTATAGAAAAACTTCCAAAAGGATACGACACTATTATTGGATACAATGGTAATAAATTGTCTTTAGGACAAAAACAAAGAATTAGTATAGCTAGAGTTGTTTTTAAAGATCCTCCAATTATGATTTTGGATGAGGCTACTTCTTCTCTAGATGCAGAATCAGAAATAGCGGTTCAAAAAGCATTAAATAAAATGATGAGAAATAGAACATCTCTTGTGATAGCTCACCGATTATCTTCTCCCATTATACAAAATGCAGACCATATTATTGTGTTGGAAAAAGGAAAAATAATAGAACAAGGGAAGCATCAAACTTTAATTGATAAAAAAGGAACTTACAGTAATTTAATGTCTTTACAAAGTTTTTGA
- the folP gene encoding dihydropteroate synthase, with translation MTINCAGYLLHLKEPKVMGIVNLTPDSFYDGGKLDSESNLLKHVENLLNEGSDFIDIGGCSTRPKSKFITKEEEIKRVIKPIRTIIKNFPDIRISIDTFRSEVARIAVEEGVVMINDISGGELDKNMFPLLGKLKIPYILNHMKGIPENMQEKPCYKHNIITEINNFFSKKFLFKKNGIQDIILDPGFGFGKTLEQNFQLLKHLSLLGFQDHLILIGISRKSMIKHLLKISHKESLNATSVIHTIALLNGSKLLRVHDVKEAVECIKLVQYYRNIL, from the coding sequence ATGACAATTAATTGTGCAGGATATTTATTACATTTAAAAGAACCAAAAGTTATGGGAATAGTGAATCTAACTCCTGATTCTTTTTATGATGGAGGGAAATTAGATTCAGAATCTAACCTATTGAAACACGTAGAAAATTTATTAAATGAAGGTTCTGATTTTATAGATATTGGAGGTTGTTCTACTCGTCCAAAATCAAAATTTATAACAAAAGAAGAAGAAATAAAAAGAGTTATAAAACCTATTCGTACCATTATAAAAAATTTTCCAGATATTCGAATATCTATAGATACTTTTCGCAGCGAAGTAGCTAGAATAGCTGTTGAAGAAGGAGTCGTAATGATCAATGATATATCAGGAGGGGAATTGGACAAAAATATGTTTCCTTTGCTTGGGAAACTAAAAATTCCATATATATTAAATCATATGAAAGGAATTCCTGAAAATATGCAAGAAAAACCATGTTATAAACATAACATAATTACAGAAATTAATAATTTTTTTTCTAAAAAATTTTTATTTAAAAAAAATGGAATTCAAGATATTATCCTGGATCCAGGATTTGGTTTTGGAAAAACATTAGAACAAAATTTTCAATTATTAAAACATTTGTCTTTATTGGGATTTCAAGATCATTTAATTTTAATAGGAATTTCTAGAAAATCTATGATAAAACATCTTCTAAAAATATCTCATAAAGAATCATTAAATGCGACTTCAGTCATCCATACTATAGCATTATTAAATGGATCAAAATTATTGCGTGTACATGATGTAAAAGAAGCAGTAGAATGCATTAAATTGGTACAATATTACAGGAATATTTTATGA
- a CDS encoding DUF475 domain-containing protein has translation MNIVKSVSEIIDHPVLSISIIGNLFLIESILSIDNAAMIASMIVNLRKEDRKKAIKYGIVGAYFFRGLCLLFASTLIKIWWLKPLGGLYLIFVGFNHFLTKNNFSSKNSKNIKRKDSFWKIVLFIEIMDLSFSIDNIFASVALSENFLLIFLGVFIGILSMRLIAQFFIQLMEKFPELKNSAFLIIIVLGIKLIFSSFKNHNFFLSEGIFSLFTFFVFAFPIFVFWIKKIIKKIN, from the coding sequence ATGAATATTGTAAAATCTGTTTCCGAAATTATTGATCATCCTGTTTTATCTATTTCCATTATAGGAAACCTATTCTTAATAGAAAGTATTTTATCCATAGATAATGCAGCCATGATCGCTTCTATGATTGTGAATTTAAGAAAAGAAGATAGGAAAAAAGCGATTAAATATGGAATTGTTGGAGCTTATTTTTTTAGAGGATTATGTTTACTGTTTGCTTCGACATTAATAAAAATATGGTGGCTTAAACCATTGGGTGGTTTATATTTAATTTTTGTAGGATTCAATCATTTCTTAACAAAAAATAATTTTTCGTCAAAAAATTCAAAGAACATAAAAAGAAAAGATTCTTTTTGGAAAATTGTTCTGTTCATAGAAATTATGGATTTGTCTTTTTCTATTGATAATATTTTTGCTTCTGTTGCTTTGTCAGAAAATTTTTTATTAATTTTTTTAGGTGTATTTATAGGAATTCTTTCAATGAGATTGATTGCTCAATTTTTTATTCAATTAATGGAAAAGTTTCCAGAATTAAAGAACTCTGCTTTTCTCATTATTATCGTTCTAGGAATAAAACTTATTTTTTCTTCTTTTAAAAATCATAATTTCTTCTTATCCGAAGGAATATTTTCGTTATTCACTTTTTTTGTATTTGCATTTCCCATTTTTGTTTTTTGGATCAAAAAAATCATAAAAAAAATAAACTAA
- the murF gene encoding UDP-N-acetylmuramoyl-tripeptide--D-alanyl-D-alanine ligase: MNIRNIIYQLYMISSGIETNSKKVKKGSIFIALKGKNFDGNQFAHEAISNGAMIAIVDDKRVFSCRKIIYVDDSLHFLQKLAMYHRYQLRHIPIIAITGSNGKTTTKELTKTILSRKYEKVHFTKNNLNNHIGIPLTILSMPINTQISVIEIGANHEKEIDKMCSIIKPDYGYITNFGKAHLEGFKSIEGIIRGKLELYNFLKKNKKVVFVNGDDPIQLDKSIGMKRYIFSEKEDKKSNVKIKYLWNQVGCDLKSILYVDNTKISSSLIGNYNLYNIASAISIGKYFKISLEKIKKAVEEYIPKNHRSQIMNKKNTKIIIDCYNANPTSMIKALTFFNNNIKGNKIAILGDMLELGFYSNHEHEKIIFFIEKSNINTTFLIGDIFFNINLKTSQRIKKFINKKKFIEWFKKHFTQKMDYVLIKGSRKGTLESLVDLI, encoded by the coding sequence ATGAATATTAGAAATATTATATATCAATTATATATGATTTCTTCTGGAATAGAAACAAATAGTAAAAAAGTAAAAAAAGGATCTATTTTTATAGCTTTAAAAGGGAAAAATTTTGATGGAAATCAATTTGCTCATGAAGCCATTTCAAATGGAGCTATGATAGCTATAGTAGATGATAAAAGAGTTTTTTCCTGTAGAAAAATTATTTATGTAGATGACTCTTTACATTTTCTACAAAAATTAGCAATGTATCATAGATATCAATTGCGTCATATTCCTATTATAGCTATTACAGGAAGCAATGGAAAAACCACTACAAAAGAATTGACTAAAACCATTCTTTCCAGAAAATATGAAAAGGTTCATTTCACTAAAAATAATTTAAATAATCATATAGGAATTCCATTAACTATACTTTCCATGCCTATCAATACACAAATTTCTGTTATAGAAATTGGGGCGAATCATGAAAAAGAAATTGATAAAATGTGTTCTATCATTAAACCAGATTATGGATATATAACCAATTTTGGAAAAGCTCATCTAGAAGGATTCAAAAGTATAGAAGGAATTATACGTGGAAAATTAGAATTATATAATTTTTTGAAAAAAAACAAAAAAGTAGTGTTTGTAAACGGAGATGATCCTATTCAATTAGATAAAAGTATAGGAATGAAGAGATATATTTTTTCTGAAAAAGAAGACAAAAAATCAAATGTAAAAATTAAATACTTATGGAATCAAGTAGGATGCGATCTAAAATCTATTTTATATGTTGACAATACGAAAATTAGTTCTTCTTTAATAGGAAATTATAATCTATATAATATAGCTTCTGCTATATCTATTGGAAAATACTTTAAAATTTCCTTAGAAAAAATCAAAAAAGCAGTCGAAGAATACATTCCCAAAAATCATCGTTCTCAGATTATGAATAAAAAGAATACCAAAATCATCATAGATTGTTATAATGCTAATCCTACCAGCATGATAAAAGCTCTCACCTTTTTTAATAATAATATCAAAGGAAATAAAATTGCTATATTGGGAGATATGTTAGAATTAGGATTCTATTCTAATCATGAACATGAAAAAATAATTTTTTTTATAGAAAAAAGCAATATAAATACAACGTTTTTAATTGGAGATATTTTTTTTAATATTAATCTAAAAACTTCTCAAAGAATAAAAAAATTCATAAATAAAAAAAAATTTATTGAATGGTTCAAAAAACATTTTACTCAAAAAATGGATTATGTCCTTATTAAAGGTTCTAGAAAAGGAACTTTGGAAAGTCTTGTTGATTTAATTTAA
- a CDS encoding dihydrolipoamide acetyltransferase family protein codes for MAEIISMPQLSDTMEEGTVIKWNKKIGDQVSEGDILAEIETDKATQDFEIDVSGVLLFIGVKEGGTTRVNDILAIIGEKGEDISHLISKSKGEEQEKKEIKEEKKDKVYKKNKKDRIFISPLAKKMAQKIGLSINDIKGSGEYGRIIKRDIESYEKTNEKTSYKEVNKKITHSSMRIKIAKHLTYSKFSAPHYYLFSEINVDKLMKFRKDLNDKLSLEEKISFNDIIIKAVAQSLKRHPDMNVSWNEEEILLHSHIHIGVAVAVKDGLIVPVIKNADQKSLLQISKEIKDKVLRSKSKKIQPEEIENSTFTVSNLGMYGIEFFTSIINIPNSSILSVGSIMKRPIVKDSKIEIGNVMKITLSCDHRIIDGAIGSSYIHSLKNFLEDPITILF; via the coding sequence ATGGCGGAAATAATATCTATGCCCCAATTAAGTGATACAATGGAAGAGGGGACTGTAATAAAATGGAATAAAAAAATAGGAGATCAAGTTTCAGAAGGAGATATTCTAGCTGAAATAGAAACAGATAAAGCGACTCAAGATTTTGAAATAGATGTAAGTGGAGTTTTACTTTTTATTGGGGTAAAAGAAGGGGGGACTACACGTGTAAATGATATATTAGCGATTATAGGAGAGAAAGGAGAAGACATCAGTCATTTGATTTCAAAATCAAAAGGAGAAGAACAAGAAAAAAAAGAAATTAAAGAAGAAAAAAAGGATAAAGTATATAAAAAAAATAAAAAAGATCGAATATTTATTTCTCCTTTAGCAAAAAAAATGGCTCAAAAAATAGGACTTTCTATAAATGATATTAAAGGAAGTGGAGAATATGGAAGAATCATTAAAAGAGATATTGAATCTTATGAAAAAACAAATGAAAAAACAAGCTATAAGGAAGTTAATAAAAAAATAACTCATTCTTCCATGAGAATAAAAATAGCAAAACATTTAACTTATTCTAAATTTTCTGCTCCACATTATTATTTATTTAGTGAAATTAATGTGGATAAATTGATGAAATTTAGAAAAGACTTAAACGATAAACTTTCTTTAGAAGAGAAAATATCATTTAATGATATTATTATAAAAGCGGTTGCTCAATCTTTGAAGAGGCATCCTGATATGAATGTATCTTGGAATGAAGAAGAGATTCTACTTCATTCACATATTCATATAGGAGTAGCAGTAGCGGTAAAAGATGGATTAATTGTCCCAGTTATTAAAAATGCAGATCAAAAATCATTATTACAAATTTCCAAAGAAATTAAAGATAAAGTATTACGTTCTAAATCAAAAAAAATACAACCAGAAGAAATAGAAAACAGTACTTTTACAGTTTCCAATTTGGGAATGTATGGAATAGAATTTTTTACTTCTATTATTAACATTCCTAACTCTTCTATTTTATCTGTAGGATCTATTATGAAACGACCAATTGTTAAAGATTCTAAAATAGAAATAGGAAATGTAATGAAAATTACTTTATCTTGTGATCATAGAATTATAGATGGAGCTATAGGAAGTAGCTATATTCATTCTCTTAAAAACTTTTTAGAAGATCCTATTACCATACTATTTTAG
- a CDS encoding nucleotide modification associated domain-containing protein, protein MNHSSIDFIIQKCRKLFLDKLKDYDLSWKFLKNSSIRDQIFIKVVRIKNIQSKGYQEIKEEKITDTYIDIINYIIIILIKLDVFFILNFKKYHIMMLFFFMIKN, encoded by the coding sequence ATGAATCATTCTTCTATTGATTTTATTATTCAAAAATGTAGAAAGTTGTTTTTAGATAAATTAAAAGATTATGATCTTTCATGGAAATTTTTGAAAAACTCTTCTATAAGAGATCAAATTTTCATAAAAGTCGTTCGTATAAAAAACATTCAATCAAAGGGATATCAAGAAATTAAAGAAGAAAAAATAACAGATACATATATCGATATAATAAATTATATCATAATTATATTAATTAAATTGGATGTTTTTTTTATTTTAAATTTTAAAAAATATCATATCATGATGTTATTTTTCTTTATGATCAAAAATTAG
- the pdhA gene encoding pyruvate dehydrogenase (acetyl-transferring) E1 component subunit alpha, whose protein sequence is MKEITTETYLKWFKDMSFWRKFEDKCRSLYLKQKIRGFLHLYNGQEAIPAGLIHAMDMSKDKIITAYRCHILPISMGVDPKKVMAELLGKKTGTSHGMGGSMHIFSKKHRFYGGHGIVGGQIPLGAGIAFSDKYFNRKAVTLTLMGDGAVRQGSLHETFNMAMIWKLPVVFICENNKYAMGTSVERSTNVEEIYKIGLSYGMPSNSVDGMDPEKIARAAFIAIERARKGEGATFLDIQTYRYRGHSMSDAESYRSKEEVHSYKKKDPILKLKNIIIQNKWETIENLKTIENEVKKEVESCVEFAEKSDPPSLEEMYNVVYNETNYPFLDQVISS, encoded by the coding sequence ATGAAAGAAATTACCACAGAAACCTATCTCAAGTGGTTTAAGGATATGTCTTTTTGGAGAAAATTTGAGGACAAATGTCGTTCCCTATACTTGAAACAGAAAATTAGAGGATTTTTACATCTGTATAATGGACAAGAAGCAATTCCAGCAGGATTGATTCATGCAATGGATATGTCTAAAGATAAAATTATAACTGCATATAGATGTCATATTTTGCCCATATCTATGGGAGTTGATCCAAAGAAAGTCATGGCAGAACTTTTAGGAAAAAAAACTGGAACTTCTCATGGAATGGGCGGATCCATGCATATTTTTAGTAAGAAACATCGTTTCTATGGAGGTCACGGAATTGTAGGGGGGCAAATTCCATTAGGAGCTGGTATTGCTTTTTCCGACAAGTATTTTAATAGAAAGGCTGTCACTCTTACTCTTATGGGAGACGGAGCTGTAAGACAAGGATCTTTACATGAAACATTTAATATGGCCATGATCTGGAAACTTCCTGTTGTATTTATATGTGAAAACAATAAATATGCTATGGGAACTTCTGTAGAAAGAAGTACAAATGTGGAAGAAATCTATAAAATAGGGTTATCATACGGGATGCCTTCTAATTCTGTGGATGGAATGGATCCTGAAAAAATAGCACGGGCGGCTTTTATTGCAATAGAAAGAGCTAGAAAAGGTGAAGGAGCTACTTTTTTAGACATTCAAACATATAGATATAGAGGACATTCTATGTCAGATGCTGAATCATATCGTAGCAAAGAAGAGGTTCATTCATATAAAAAAAAAGACCCCATTTTAAAATTAAAAAATATTATTATACAAAATAAATGGGAAACAATAGAAAATCTGAAAACGATAGAAAATGAAGTAAAAAAAGAAGTAGAATCCTGTGTAGAATTTGCAGAAAAATCGGATCCACCTTCTTTAGAAGAAATGTATAATGTTGTTTATAATGAAACAAATTATCCTTTTTTAGATCAAGTTATATCTTCGTGA
- a CDS encoding RNA polymerase sigma factor RpoD/SigA encodes MRQLKITKQVTNRESESLDKYLHEIGKIPLLTPEEEVEYARRAREGDASAIDKLVNANLRFVVSVAKQYQNQGLSLCDLINEGNLGLIKGILRFDETRGFKCISYVVWWIRQAILQAIAEQSRSIRQPTNKLALLNKILKTLAQLEQELQRTPSAREIAEYLDMNEKDVEESIKNSGRHVSMDAPLIEGEDSNLYDLVRSDESPRPDEHLEKESLRKDIKRILETLSERERRVIILHFGLNGSPPMTLEEVGQSCDLTRERVRQIESIALKRLKHSSRSKILKPYLG; translated from the coding sequence ATGAGACAACTTAAAATTACTAAACAAGTAACAAATCGTGAATCTGAATCATTAGACAAATATCTTCATGAAATAGGAAAAATTCCATTATTAACACCAGAAGAGGAAGTAGAATATGCTCGTAGAGCAAGAGAAGGAGATGCTTCTGCTATAGATAAACTAGTCAATGCAAATTTACGTTTTGTTGTTTCTGTAGCTAAACAATATCAAAATCAAGGATTAAGTTTATGTGATTTAATTAATGAAGGAAATTTAGGTTTGATAAAAGGAATATTACGTTTTGATGAAACAAGAGGATTTAAATGTATTTCTTATGTTGTCTGGTGGATCAGACAAGCTATTTTACAAGCAATAGCCGAACAATCACGTTCTATTCGACAACCTACAAATAAGTTAGCTTTGCTTAATAAAATCTTAAAAACTCTTGCCCAATTAGAGCAAGAATTGCAAAGAACCCCTTCTGCTAGAGAAATCGCAGAATACTTAGATATGAATGAAAAAGATGTAGAAGAATCTATAAAAAATTCAGGTAGACATGTTTCTATGGACGCTCCTTTGATAGAAGGAGAAGATTCCAATCTATATGATTTAGTGAGATCGGATGAATCTCCTCGTCCAGATGAACATTTAGAAAAAGAATCTCTTCGTAAAGATATTAAAAGAATTTTAGAAACTTTGAGTGAAAGAGAACGTCGTGTTATTATTTTACATTTTGGATTAAACGGATCTCCTCCAATGACCTTAGAAGAAGTCGGACAATCTTGTGACTTAACAAGAGAAAGAGTAAGGCAAATAGAAAGTATAGCCTTAAAAAGACTAAAACATTCTTCTAGAAGCAAAATACTTAAACCTTATTTAGGTTAG